In a single window of the Osmerus eperlanus chromosome 2, fOsmEpe2.1, whole genome shotgun sequence genome:
- the LOC134035007 gene encoding serine protease 27-like isoform X1, with the protein MAVCKALCWTLLVAFLAKGCYSQLNVCGQAALNSKIVGGQDAPVGGWPWQASLQRSAFHFCGGSLINNQWVLTAAHCFSSTSLSKLQVILGANSLDRPNQNQVSSSVAKIICNPNYNDSTSDNDMCLLKLSSPVTFTNYIQPVCLAAPGSTYNAGIVSWVTGWGTINSDVNLPSPRNLQEVDVPIVGNRQCNCNYGVGSITDNMLCAGLKAGGKDSCQGDSGGPLVSKQDGRWIQSGVVSFGKGCALAKFPGVYARVSKYQTWINSIITSSQPGFVTFSSSGTDSDLSTNCTGLPPANNGASPAQASFSSLLLLSLNIVLFFLK; encoded by the exons GGTGTTACTCACAGTTGAATG TGTGTGGCCAGGCTGCACTCAACTCCAAGATTGTGGGTGGTCAGGACGCCCCAGTGGGAGGCTGGCCCTGGCAGGCGAGTCTACAACGATCAGCCTTCCATTTTTGTGGAGGATCTCTCATCAACAACCAGTGGGTTCTGACTGCTGCTCACTGTTTCTCCAG caccagcctaTCAAAACTGCAGGTCATCTTGGGAGCTAATAGCCTGGATCGACCCAATCAAAACCAGGTGTCCAGCTCAGTGGCAAAGATCATCTGCAATCCCAACTATAATGACAGTACCAGCGACAATGATATGTGTCTGCTGAAGCTGTCCTCTCCTGTGACTTTTACCAACTATATCCAACCTGTCTGCTTAGCAGCACCTGGCAGCACCTACAATGCAGGCATCGTCAGCTGGGTCACTGGTTGGGGGACTATTAATTCAGACG taaacctcccctcccctaggaATCTCCAGGAAGTAGATGTGCCTATAGTGGGGAACAGACAGTGCAACTGTAACTATGGAGTGGGCTCTATCACAGACAACATGTTGTGTGCTGGTTTAAAAGCTGGAGGAAAGGACTCCTGTCAG GGTGACTCGGGGGGTCCCTTGGTCAGCAAACAGGATGGTCGCTGGATCCAGTCTGGAGTGGTGAGTTTTGGCAAAGGCTGTGCTCTGGCCAAATTCCCAGGAGTCTATGCCAGAGTATCCAAGTACCAGACGTGGATCAACAGCATAATCACCAGCAGCCAGCCAGGATTTGTTACTTTCAGCTCTAGTGGAACTGACTCTGACCTAAGTACCAACTGCACTGGCTTACCACCAGCCAACAATGGAGCTTCCCCAGCTCaggcctccttctcttctctccttctcttgtccCTCAACATTGTCTTGTTTTTCCTCAAATAA
- the LOC134035007 gene encoding serine protease 27-like isoform X2: protein MAVCKALCWTLLVAFLAKGKFLLLSVCGQAALNSKIVGGQDAPVGGWPWQASLQRSAFHFCGGSLINNQWVLTAAHCFSSTSLSKLQVILGANSLDRPNQNQVSSSVAKIICNPNYNDSTSDNDMCLLKLSSPVTFTNYIQPVCLAAPGSTYNAGIVSWVTGWGTINSDVNLPSPRNLQEVDVPIVGNRQCNCNYGVGSITDNMLCAGLKAGGKDSCQGDSGGPLVSKQDGRWIQSGVVSFGKGCALAKFPGVYARVSKYQTWINSIITSSQPGFVTFSSSGTDSDLSTNCTGLPPANNGASPAQASFSSLLLLSLNIVLFFLK from the exons CCTTTTGTTGTCAGTGTGTGGCCAGGCTGCACTCAACTCCAAGATTGTGGGTGGTCAGGACGCCCCAGTGGGAGGCTGGCCCTGGCAGGCGAGTCTACAACGATCAGCCTTCCATTTTTGTGGAGGATCTCTCATCAACAACCAGTGGGTTCTGACTGCTGCTCACTGTTTCTCCAG caccagcctaTCAAAACTGCAGGTCATCTTGGGAGCTAATAGCCTGGATCGACCCAATCAAAACCAGGTGTCCAGCTCAGTGGCAAAGATCATCTGCAATCCCAACTATAATGACAGTACCAGCGACAATGATATGTGTCTGCTGAAGCTGTCCTCTCCTGTGACTTTTACCAACTATATCCAACCTGTCTGCTTAGCAGCACCTGGCAGCACCTACAATGCAGGCATCGTCAGCTGGGTCACTGGTTGGGGGACTATTAATTCAGACG taaacctcccctcccctaggaATCTCCAGGAAGTAGATGTGCCTATAGTGGGGAACAGACAGTGCAACTGTAACTATGGAGTGGGCTCTATCACAGACAACATGTTGTGTGCTGGTTTAAAAGCTGGAGGAAAGGACTCCTGTCAG GGTGACTCGGGGGGTCCCTTGGTCAGCAAACAGGATGGTCGCTGGATCCAGTCTGGAGTGGTGAGTTTTGGCAAAGGCTGTGCTCTGGCCAAATTCCCAGGAGTCTATGCCAGAGTATCCAAGTACCAGACGTGGATCAACAGCATAATCACCAGCAGCCAGCCAGGATTTGTTACTTTCAGCTCTAGTGGAACTGACTCTGACCTAAGTACCAACTGCACTGGCTTACCACCAGCCAACAATGGAGCTTCCCCAGCTCaggcctccttctcttctctccttctcttgtccCTCAACATTGTCTTGTTTTTCCTCAAATAA